AATGACCACagctgtcccttctggccttggaatctatgaactttGCAGGGAAACCCCCTCTAGGTACCATGGCTTTCCTGCAACATCTGTTTTCTTAATTTTGTTATCTCCTTTGTCCTTTGCTCTTACTGGGCTTCCATCAAATTCACCATAGTTATGTAATTGGCAAGTTAAGGGGCTATAGGCTGACAGCCTTAAGATATCCAAGGGCATTACCCACCACAAAGCACTAATAGaatattactttgcacttatatagtGCTTTGCACATTCAAATTGATAGGTAGACATtagctaaggctttgtcttcactacccgccgatccggcgggtagcaatcggtttatcggggatcggcttaccgcgtctagtgaagacgcggtaaaatcgatccctgatcgctctgccgtcgactccggaaatccacctcggcaggaggcggcagcggagtcagcggcagcgcggcagcggtcgactttcccgcgtcctcaccgctaggtaagccgacctaaaatacgcaacttcagctacggtattcacgtagctgaagttgcgtatcttaggtcggacccccgctgcagtgtagacctagcctaagtaatCTTCGCAACTGTCCTGGGAGTAGGTGGTGTTCTCCTTATAATGCAgctaagggaaactgaggcacaaaaaggttAGTGACGTGATCAAAGTAACCGAGCAAATCAGCGACAGAATCAGGAACAGTAGAACTTGTTTTACCCAGTTGACTAACGCATATGATATCAGGAAATTTTCcatatatattttcaaaaatgggggCATAAAGTTAGAAGCTGAAGCCCATATTTGGGCACCTAAGAAAGGTATCTAAAGTTGGATcctaaaaaaggaaacaaaaatattaGACACCACTTTGAAAAGGTGGACTACTGTCCCTACTTGTTATAAGAGTTTCTACAGTCAGGTTGCTCCCACCTGTTTTATATGGATATAATCTGATGATGGTAGGTGGAGcgtggtgtgtgtgggtgggtatcCAAACACTGCTGGGAGAGATAATAATGGAGCATTTAGTCCTTTTCCAAAAGTCTCAGATAAAGTTAAGAGAAAGGGAAGGGCTGAGTATACTTCAGAAGGGACTCTACTCAAATAAAAATATCTGTGTTGCAGAGAGGAAGAGGTGGCTGTAGATTATACAGTAACCGTGATAATAAATCAGCCCATCCACCACAAACAAATGAAGAGTTTCATATTCTTTATTCATTCCAATTTTTCATTACACAGATTTCACATTTCAATGCTTTGTTGTCGTCTTTTACTGCAATTCCTCCAGCTCACCTGTGGCTCATGGGCCTGCTCGTCTTGCCATGCTTCAGCTTCTCTCAGGCTTAGGCAGCCTTGTTTTTCAGGTACTCCCTCCTTTGCGGAATCACTGAGGCAATCCACTGGCTGGTGCGCTGCTTGGCCTCTTTCCATTTGTAGCGGGGCACGTAGCCAAAATCCCGCCATGCCTTCCTGTAGGAGAATGTGAACTGCGTGTTCAGCAAGATTACAAGGTGACGGTTGGTGGAGGGGATGTATTTGACAAAGGGCCTAAGCAGGAAGCTCACGACCTCCAGCAGTAGCGCAAAGTAGTACAGCATCATCAGCGGCATGGGCAGGTGGGGCTCAATCCCAAACCCTAGCTCCTTGGTCAGCTCATAATTTAGGTCGGCATAGCTCATATGAGGAGTGTCATCAGAGATGTAGTAGAAGTGCCCTTTGATGTGCTTGGCTTTTTCCGGGTTCCTCAGAGCTTTTGCCACCTGGATGTGAGCCCATGCAATGTTTCCCACGTATACAGGATTCACCAGAGCCTCCTTCCTAGAAAACCGCAGGTAGACATTTTTGTTCAAGAGGCTTTTATCCAGGTGATTCTGGAGAAACGGGCATTCTTCTCCAAAGATGTACATGGACCTCAAGGCACATGTCAGGAAGATGCCACCATCCTTCAGTGCCTGGCCGTTTGCCTTCAGCACAGTCGTCTCTGCCAGTCTCTTACTCTGGGCATAAGGAAATCCTGATGTGCTCTTGTAGGCTGTATCTTCATCCCCATTGCAGATGGGGTCCCCTCTGCAGTTTGGGCCTGTCACTTCTATGGTACTGGTGTAGATGAAGTGCTGGACATTACTGCGGACACAGGCATCCAGCAGTAGCTGGGTACCTTGAAAAGAGGAACATGTTAGTAAAGCAGTAGATAACTGGACTGCCTGATGGACAGAGGCCGCTCAAGAAGATCTGCTGCCATACTCAAAATAGCCTACCCACTTGACTACCTGGCACCGCAGACCACTCTGCgggggtaggtgggggggagcagagcactctaactgccctgtgtagaccctgctggcatgaactaaaagaaAGGTAGCTAGTGTGTGTTACTGTAATCCTGCTTGAAAGAGGATTACATCAATGTGAACTAGGTACTTTTTAGTtcgtgccagcagggtccacatggggcAGTGAGAGTGCTGCATGTTAGAGCAATTTGCCATTCACACCCCAGTAGACCAATCTGCAgcactgtgcagacaagcccccAAAATGGATTTGCTCAGCAATCTGCCGCCCTAGGCCACTACCTAGTTTGCTTGCACCTAGAGTGATCCCTGCTGATGGAGCTTCAGATTTAGTCCTCCCCAACCAGAGGAAGGTATGCTTATTAGCTTGAAATAGCATCTCGTGAAACAGCTGTCCACAGCTGCCCCTGAAACTATCAGTTCCTTACTCTGGAGCCTGACAGGAATCCTCTCTTGAATTAGGTGGTAGGTTCAaccaaactgaatatttttggatttttttttagttgggAAGAGGGAGTCAACTCAGCTGTTTGAGTTATACAAGGATGAAGCATATACATGCTCTTTAATCAAAcaactactttttttttatttggtctgTGTATTGTCTAGGCTGTGCACGGAGGGGTTACGTTTTGCTCTCACTTATACTAGTGTAAACTCAAAGTAATTTCATTAACCTCAAATTTACACAGATGAGGCTGGGATCTTTAAAACACCACCTCATTCATTATGCACCATCCATTCTGTGTACTGAGGCCCCAATGTTACAGTCCATCCTCGAGACAGaaacgtgcttaagtgctttgcgaaatgtgtttaaaatgctttgtttaaACTGCAGCctgagggcttgatccaaaatcAGCTGTATTCAGTGgtaatctttccattgacttcaatcagctttggatcaggccttgaaTAAAGTAGGATGCTGCAAAGATAATGTATATAATCATGTAATCAAAGACTATATTACAATGTACAAGGAGCAGAGTGCATCTTTcactttggcatttcctgacgCTTTTCACTTTGGAACCTTGATGCTGTCTTTACCATAGCTTTCTTTATGGAATATAAGtcttttttaaatgcacaatcacattatttttcaaattaaatgcTATTATAATGCATACACCAAAGGCTGCATGCTCAACTTTGTCTTCCAAGCACAACAAAACAGacaaaattaaataaacaaattcCCAACATGGCTTCAGAAATCAAAGATCTGAGTGTTAAATTAATAATAGCTAGAAATAAAGGAGGAAAATGTCCAAGCAAGACTATTCAGTCTGTTAGTGGAAAAGACAAAGCAAGCAAAATGCAGAACGAGTTAATATTGCCAAAGGGACTATGGGGAATAAAAAAGGCTTTTGTAGTTTTATCAAAGGAAGAAGAAACACTGGTGAAAAATTTAGATTTGTTTAATAATGAGAAGTGAAGTGGGAGGAATTACtgactttaacctgtctggcatACTGAACTCCTTCAGTctttaacaagaaaaataaagaaaagatgtTTGAACAGGTAGGAAGTAATGAagaccttgtttaaaaaaaacaaaacacttgttATGCAGCCAAGAATAAAATAGTTACAAAAATTGAATTCATATAAGTCAGTATGTCTAGATGACATGCAATACAGGGTTTTAGGGAAAGTTCTTAATTAGCTTTCCATGacagtgaaattttttttaaagtaatgaaaAACTAGTGAGGTACAAaattggcgggggaggggaagatctTCAGAAGTAGCATCTGTTCAGTACAACTCTGACCCCAATAAATTTAAATGCATACAAAATTGTATTAAGGAtgtggatttaaaataaaatattgtggaAATACAAAAGTTCACGTATAGCAATGTTAATTTGCTCGTATTTCATGTAGTGTATATTTATTTAATGGACCAGTGCTGTAAATTCCTACTCACATAAGTATTATTTACTtacataagtagtcccattggcttgaGAGGAAATTTTACCTGAGTCAAGACAGAATAAGGGCCTGGACAAAGTAACAAAACCCACCAAACAAAAACTAGTTGGACCACTGATAAGTTGTATGTGATTGTGTGGCAGAGAAAGCCTTggtttaggtcagtggttctcaaactagggccgccgcttgttcagggaaagcccctggcgggccgggccggtttgtttacctgccgcgtccgcaggtttggccgatcgcgcctcccactggccgcggtttgccgctccagaccaatgggggctgcaggaagggcggccagcacgtccctcggcccatgcaGCCCCCATTAGCtcagagcagcgaaccgcggccagtggttAACTTCTCCCTTTCCTGACTCTTAGGGGTTTGAATTCTCAGACCCAATGTTTCACTCTTCATTGCATTTAATTTTTATAAAGTCCCCTAAGAGCTTTGAAATGAGCTCTCCATGAGGTGGATGAGGTCACTGAGGGAAGTGCAAACTCTTGATGGTATTGGACCAAATCCCAAAGTCCTTGCTTGGGGtcagctgctccctgcagcaaaaCTCATGAGAGGGAGCTATGATGGAGGAAAACGCCATGAgggcttgtcataactataaagggaagggtgacagctctcctgtgtacagtgctatggaatccctcctagccagagactccaaatccttttacctgtaaagggttaagaagctcgggtaacctggctgacacctgacccagaggaccaataaggggacaagatactttcaaatcttggggggggaaaggcttttgtgtgtgtcctttgtttaaggggttgttcgctcttgggactgagagggaccagacatcaatccaggttctccccatctttctaaacaagtctctcttatttcaaaattgtaagtaaaagccaggcaaggcgtcttagatttactttgttttctcaacttgtaaatgtaccttttaccagagtgcttatctttgtttgctatactttgaacctaagacagaggggattcctctaagctctttaagtttgattaccctgtaaagttattttccatactgattttacagagatgatttttacctttttctttaattaaaagccttctttttaagaacctgattgatttctccttgttttaagatctaaaaggggtttggatctgtattcaccaggagttggtgaaaggaaggaggggggaagggtcaatttctccttatttaagatccaaggagtttggatctgtattcaccagggaattggtgaaggtctctcaaggctacccaggaaagggaattagctttgggatggtggcagcggaccagaactaagctggtagttaagcttagaagtcttcatgcaggcccctacatttgtaccctaaagttcaaagtagggatacagccttgacatggtggcacagcggtgggatcgttttaaacccaaaagccagtaagagatttttttttccttctagctgcttggagagcagagctgaaggtagatgcatatcttatctctccttgcctgaaggcagaggtgttaaatttttttaacaaggtcctttgttaagagaagtgttcaaataagcaagcaaactttgatctggtaaaggtaatttacaagctgaattgtttttttttctttttacatcctcggaagtagctagttagaaagtctctgttaactcagcagcactcagcaggagcctaagctaaatacatcccagtttcagtcaactgcagagggtgagacccagcacaagaaaaccaggaaaatgactaccaaagaagaaaaagctaaagaggaggcccacaagagagctatggagctgaaagaaaaagagatagagctgagagacagagaagagaaagccaaagagggggcccacaagagagagatggagctggagaaagccaaagagggggcccacaagagagagatggagctgagagacagagaagagaaagccaaacaggaggcccatgaaagagaagaaaaagccaaacaggaggcccatgaaagagaagaaaaagccaaacaggaggcccataaaagagagatggagctgaaagaaaaagagatggaactggaagcagcaaggactaggcagggtgcatcagaccatcctaacaactcctctccaggtaccacttcccatcccaggaaattccccacctacaaggcaggcgatgatactgaggccttcttagaaaattttgaaagggcctgccttggatacaacatccctccaacccagtacatggtagagctgaggccgcagctcagtggacccttagcagaggtggcggctgaaatgcctaaggaacacatgaacagttatgaactttttaaaaccaaggccagaatcagaatggggctaacacctgagcatgcccgtcggcggttcagagccctaaggtggaaacctgatgtgtcatttacccgacatgcctaccacattgggaaaaattgggatgcctggatatcaggagcaaatgttaaatctacggaagagttgcccttcctattgcaaatggagcagtttttagagggtgttcctgaggaaatagaaaggtacatcctagatgggaagcccaaaactgtaaccgaggcgggggagattggagccaaatgggtggaggtgacagaaaagaaaaaagctagtagcagttggagtgaatatcagaaggggcaagccgaaacaaaaccttatcaccggggacaacccaaggccccacccacatcccaagggaaaccccagacgccttctcaccccaccacaccagtctccatcaaccaacatcgccccggtgataccttagcagggcgatgttttaaatgtaatgaactggggcatataaaggctcactgccccaagaaccccaaccgattacagttcattacaccccaatcacaccaaggaaccccagacccagatgcctctctcataccctcggagcgaagggaaaccttgagagtgggcggaaagaaggttatcgcttggagagacactggggcacaagtgtcaactattcaccaatccctagtggaccccaaactcatcaacccggaggctacagtgaccattcaacccttcgtgtcacagtctgtaaccttgcctacagccaagttgcatgtccagtacaagggctggtcaggaatgtggacttttgcagtctatgacaattatcccattcccatgctactgggggaagacttggccaaccatgtgaagctagccaagagggtgggaatagtcacccgcagccaggctaagcaagcttccacccccatccctgttcctaagccgtccaccaggaccccgtctgtgttatcagagacccaaacaaaggtggtggacccgtatcccctgccaacgactgcaacagccgtagtggatccaatcccagagaccca
The Emys orbicularis isolate rEmyOrb1 chromosome 1, rEmyOrb1.hap1, whole genome shotgun sequence DNA segment above includes these coding regions:
- the LOC135895310 gene encoding 3 beta-hydroxysteroid dehydrogenase/Delta 5-->4-isomerase-like → MSLAGVSCLVTGAGGFLGQRIVRLLLEEEKELAEIRTLDKAFSYEARRNFTNFKGQTVVKMLEGDIRDATFLDSACQGVSLVIHTASIIDTLGLVEKQLLWEVNVTGTQLLLDACVRSNVQHFIYTSTIEVTGPNCRGDPICNGDEDTAYKSTSGFPYAQSKRLAETTVLKANGQALKDGGIFLTCALRSMYIFGEECPFLQNHLDKSLLNKNVYLRFSRKEALVNPVYVGNIAWAHIQVAKALRNPEKAKHIKGHFYYISDDTPHMSYADLNYELTKELGFGIEPHLPMPLMMLYYFALLLEVVSFLLRPFVKYIPSTNRHLVILLNTQFTFSYRKAWRDFGYVPRYKWKEAKQRTSQWIASVIPQRREYLKNKAA